TTGCTAAATCTTCAGAACTAGTGCTGTTCTGAGTTATTTCTTGAATAAGTTTTGTATTACCATCTTGATATTTAAAGTTAAACTTCATACCAGAGATTTTCCATTTTTCATTTACTTTAAGAAGATCAAAATCATAAGTTCCAACTACAGTCCAAACATTGCCGTTTTCATTTTCTAAGTAATGTGTAGCTGTGCCATAACAAAAGCTCTTGGCAGTATTTCCATTTACTTCTGTAATGAAATTCCCAATTTGATGATGTGTAAATGTGAATCCAGGTAAAATAGTTTTCCATCCACCAGTAATTTCTTGTGGTGATAATTTGGTTGCTGGATTTCCTGACATTGAAGAATAATCAAGAGTTACCTTGTTGTTAAATTGAGCTTCTACTCCACTCCAATCTCTTTTATCAGTATTGATAAATAGTTTGGTTATTGTTTCTTGAATATTAGTTGAATCGTCCATAATCTTTGAATTTGTTTGTTTTGATTGACATCCTATTACAGATGAAATCACAAGTACAATGGTTATTAATCTCATGTTGTTAATTTTAACACTACAAAGATCAATTAGTTATGGAAGGAAAGATTTATGAAATCAAATCAAGAAGTATAAAAATCAAAGACTA
This genomic window from Tenacibaculum sp. 190524A05c contains:
- a CDS encoding nuclear transport factor 2 family protein; the protein is MRLITIVLVISSVIGCQSKQTNSKIMDDSTNIQETITKLFINTDKRDWSGVEAQFNNKVTLDYSSMSGNPATKLSPQEITGGWKTILPGFTFTHHQIGNFITEVNGNTAKSFCYGTATHYLENENGNVWTVVGTYDFDLLKVNEKWKISGMKFNFKYQDGNTKLIQEITQNSTSSEDLATRNKNTVKSFFKALTSENAESIAELFAENGKQINPYHSKLFPKGANGKEEIRNYWKPVFPNFDGMTFPIQEIYAMEDPNIVYVKYTGNIQLKNNSGIYSNDYYSTFKFNDQGKITEYVEIFNPIVAAKAFGLIDKIQ